In Candidatus Babeliales bacterium, the following proteins share a genomic window:
- a CDS encoding cutinase family protein, whose translation MKKTILMASFLGCTLALQTPYLDASFKKGASFFAAFATAATYRHYQTTMIPIAPEITVENLNIISFEPTTLDATVTKTNSMREVITQIPSKNPIDTAIALEDGRHFTVRNAIPKLKNPTDTIFIYCHGWIGNFLGHPLRGKGIGAAATYNYIKRDILQGVTIAFDFPTDRPQSFNLAQEDDMATVTLILQKVTEINPDARIVLVGDSRGAATILNVMTHADALVVKNVSAVAIECPPISLERVAHDLAWHLPIISSLVHTCVQYALPRYTPGAHIKTVFNGRPFSAHVPIFIGRVMCDSQTHHAAIQEIADHIQKSGHKQVYLYSYTPTLQQQTRQLVWHAKMAQITEYQQAVNAFFKRHSLPHNSAYAEQGIAALLESTQQ comes from the coding sequence ATGAAAAAGACGATTTTAATGGCCTCTTTTCTGGGTTGCACCCTGGCCTTACAGACTCCCTATTTGGATGCCTCTTTCAAAAAAGGTGCGTCTTTTTTTGCGGCCTTTGCAACTGCTGCCACGTACCGTCATTATCAAACGACCATGATTCCTATTGCACCTGAGATCACTGTAGAGAACCTTAATATCATCTCATTCGAACCAACAACTCTCGATGCAACGGTAACCAAAACCAACTCTATGCGTGAAGTAATTACTCAAATTCCGTCGAAAAACCCTATTGATACCGCAATAGCGCTGGAAGATGGGCGTCATTTTACAGTGCGCAACGCCATACCAAAACTAAAAAATCCGACCGACACTATTTTCATCTATTGCCACGGCTGGATAGGCAACTTTCTTGGCCACCCATTGCGCGGTAAAGGGATAGGAGCCGCAGCCACCTATAATTATATTAAAAGAGATATTTTGCAGGGGGTAACCATCGCATTCGATTTTCCTACCGATCGCCCACAATCATTTAACCTTGCACAAGAAGACGATATGGCAACCGTTACGCTCATACTACAAAAAGTTACTGAAATTAATCCAGATGCTCGCATCGTTCTGGTTGGTGATTCACGAGGTGCTGCAACTATTTTAAATGTCATGACTCATGCCGATGCACTGGTTGTTAAAAATGTATCAGCTGTCGCTATTGAATGCCCGCCCATCTCGCTTGAACGGGTTGCGCATGATCTTGCATGGCACTTACCGATCATTTCGTCCTTGGTGCATACCTGTGTGCAATATGCCCTACCACGCTACACCCCTGGCGCGCATATCAAGACCGTATTTAATGGACGCCCATTTTCCGCGCATGTACCCATCTTTATCGGCCGAGTGATGTGTGATTCACAAACACATCATGCCGCGATACAGGAAATTGCTGATCATATACAAAAAAGCGGGCATAAACAGGTCTATCTGTATAGCTATACCCCAACATTGCAACAGCAGACACGGCAGCTGGTGTGGCATGCAAAGATGGCACAGATCACAGAATACCAACAGGCAGTGAATGCCTTTTTTAAACGACATAGTCTTCCGCACAACTCTGCTTATGCGGAGCAAGGAATCGCAGCGCTGCTTGAAAGCACGCAGCAATAA
- a CDS encoding GIY-YIG nuclease family protein: MKQPIVYIVTNKTNGTLYVGVTSNLVKRIHEHKEGLIEGFTKKYGCKLLVFYEPHATMESAILREKQIKEGSRNKKLYLIEAINPSWKDLYEDLY, translated from the coding sequence CGATAGTTTATATTGTTACGAATAAAACAAACGGCACTCTGTATGTTGGAGTAACATCTAATCTTGTAAAACGAATACATGAGCATAAAGAAGGTTTAATCGAAGGGTTCACAAAAAAATATGGTTGCAAATTATTAGTATTCTATGAGCCTCATGCAACTATGGAATCTGCAATATTACGAGAAAAGCAAATTAAAGAGGGATCACGCAACAAAAAGTTATATCTGATAGAAGCAATCAATCCCAGTTGGAAAGATTTATATGAAGATCTTTATTAG